A single region of the Actinoplanes sp. SE50/110 genome encodes:
- a CDS encoding STAS domain-containing protein codes for MPVEPPLTVFFRHLTADSALLLVQGEVDAGTAGVLTTALNHAVGAYPLVTCDLSGVTFFGAEGAHAIALARARGHAQGHVLELAGAPAIARDVLLIAGLGTMLRISG; via the coding sequence GTGCCCGTCGAACCCCCGCTGACCGTGTTCTTCCGTCACCTCACCGCCGACTCCGCCCTGCTGCTCGTGCAGGGTGAGGTCGACGCGGGCACCGCCGGTGTGCTGACCACGGCGCTGAACCACGCCGTCGGCGCCTACCCGCTGGTGACCTGCGACCTGAGCGGGGTCACCTTCTTCGGCGCCGAGGGGGCGCACGCGATCGCGCTGGCCCGCGCCCGCGGTCACGCGCAGGGGCACGTCCTGGAGCTGGCGGGCGCCCCGGCGATCGCCCGGGACGTCCTGCTGATCGCCGGACTCGGCACCATGCTGCGAATCTCCGGGTGA
- a CDS encoding GAF and ANTAR domain-containing protein yields MTQEPMDPTVAFRELSRIKLGDTDLEGVLATVADLAKRSIPGAYEVSVTLIRDRGPHTAASTGPAADHIDKWQYEMGSGPCLDACRQSLTLLVGDVRTERRWPGWEERAADAGVNCALSVGLPIRERVAGALNIYAETPEAFDDDAVVLAETFAGYAAVALANAHLYDTTVTLAGHLQAAMAGRAVIEQAKGIIMGQRHCTADEAFTILSRASQESNRKLRDVAAELVDRAQRR; encoded by the coding sequence ATGACGCAGGAACCGATGGACCCCACGGTCGCCTTCCGCGAGCTGAGCCGGATCAAACTCGGTGACACCGATCTGGAGGGCGTCCTGGCCACGGTCGCGGATCTGGCGAAGAGGAGCATTCCCGGCGCGTACGAGGTGTCGGTGACCCTGATTCGCGACCGGGGCCCGCACACCGCGGCGAGCACCGGCCCGGCCGCCGACCACATCGACAAGTGGCAGTACGAAATGGGTTCCGGCCCGTGCCTGGACGCCTGCCGGCAGAGCCTCACCCTGCTGGTCGGCGACGTGCGCACGGAGCGCCGCTGGCCCGGCTGGGAGGAGCGGGCCGCCGACGCCGGGGTGAACTGTGCGCTCAGTGTCGGCCTGCCGATCCGGGAACGGGTGGCCGGGGCGCTCAACATCTACGCCGAGACGCCGGAGGCGTTCGACGACGATGCGGTGGTGCTGGCCGAGACGTTCGCCGGGTACGCCGCGGTGGCGCTGGCCAACGCCCACCTGTACGACACCACGGTGACCCTGGCCGGGCACCTGCAGGCGGCGATGGCGGGCCGGGCGGTGATCGAGCAGGCCAAGGGCATCATCATGGGCCAGCGGCACTGCACCGCCGACGAGGCCTTCACGATCCTGTCCCGGGCCTCCCAGGAGTCGAACCGCAAGCTGCGCGACGTCGCCGCCGAGCTGGTCGACCGGGCCCAGCGGCGCTGA
- a CDS encoding putative PEP-binding protein has protein sequence MDDPGIAYGYGRHRGLLVDRSGVEEIVFGRVLLYLEKADTDLINALAARLSGVIIEEPVTPYAPEARALWALPVPVLTGVRVDDSWLGHEVVVDFDAATTAPPAPATAGLRLHAEVSSPAEARDAGHLADGWAPLRADDLRALSAADRDQLWAHLADSGRPLPAVRYFDEPAGSPPAASFGRRGVRSPLPEDLDFLGTVIAASPLDDPLVVLPMVAVRAEISAFAALADPAWRLGLDVATPAAALAVADLVDDCHLLRISSGDLAQHTLVWDRSTRNDTLLPPDRLPTVITQLVEWSASVAATRSIPCQVSIDLRPTPQLHDQLRAAGVTEISCPPPLIRHWRHLLDRSV, from the coding sequence ATGGATGATCCCGGGATCGCCTACGGATACGGCCGGCACCGCGGCCTGCTGGTGGACCGCAGCGGAGTCGAGGAGATCGTCTTCGGCCGGGTCCTGCTCTACCTGGAGAAAGCTGACACCGACCTGATCAACGCCTTGGCCGCGCGGCTGTCCGGGGTGATCATCGAGGAGCCGGTCACGCCGTACGCGCCGGAGGCCCGCGCGCTGTGGGCGCTGCCCGTCCCGGTGCTCACCGGAGTCCGGGTCGACGACAGCTGGCTGGGTCACGAGGTGGTCGTCGACTTCGACGCGGCCACCACCGCGCCGCCCGCCCCGGCCACCGCCGGCCTACGCCTGCACGCCGAGGTGTCCAGCCCGGCCGAGGCCCGCGACGCCGGGCACCTCGCCGACGGCTGGGCGCCGCTGCGCGCCGACGATCTGCGCGCGCTGTCCGCCGCCGACCGCGACCAGCTCTGGGCCCACCTGGCCGACTCCGGCCGCCCGCTGCCCGCCGTGCGCTACTTCGACGAGCCGGCCGGCAGCCCACCGGCCGCCTCCTTCGGCCGGCGCGGCGTCCGCTCCCCGCTCCCGGAAGATCTTGATTTCCTGGGTACGGTGATAGCGGCGTCCCCCCTCGACGATCCGCTGGTGGTCCTCCCGATGGTCGCCGTGCGCGCCGAGATCTCCGCCTTCGCGGCCCTCGCCGACCCGGCCTGGCGACTCGGCCTGGACGTGGCCACCCCGGCCGCCGCCCTGGCCGTCGCCGACCTGGTCGACGACTGCCACCTGCTCCGGATCAGCAGCGGCGACCTGGCCCAGCACACCCTGGTCTGGGACCGCAGCACCCGCAACGACACCCTGCTCCCGCCCGACCGGCTGCCCACCGTGATCACCCAGCTGGTCGAGTGGTCGGCGTCGGTCGCGGCGACCCGCTCGATCCCCTGCCAGGTCTCGATCGACCTGCGGCCCACCCCGCAGCTGCACGACCAGCTGCGGGCCGCCGGGGTCACCGAGATCTCCTGCCCGCCGCCGCTGATCCGGCACTGGCGTCACCTGCTCGACCGCTCGGTCTGA
- a CDS encoding PrsW family intramembrane metalloprotease yields the protein MYQAAAPPRRRTWLRVFLTGLLLWLLTVVVTLVTGNPNLIPTLVLLGSFLVPVTFVLWAFSRRHSGEVTAELLFSTFITGGVLGVLAASLLETYLLHPSPGFFLGVGLIEEAAKLGALAFLTRRLRHKYAADGVVLGASVGFGFAAFESAGYAFTALFTERGLSLMQLVQTELLRGLLAPLGHGLWTAILGGVLFSASGRRHFAMTRRLLSSFFGVAVLHALWDSMHSIALLVTLVLTGTPYQYSLLQRGYEPQPTAAQTHLFTLLSWGGLILISLIALLWLRAVARRADQDGRSLWRIPVG from the coding sequence ATGTACCAAGCGGCGGCACCACCCCGGCGGCGCACCTGGCTGCGGGTCTTCCTCACCGGGCTGCTGCTCTGGCTGCTCACCGTGGTGGTCACCCTGGTCACCGGCAACCCGAACCTGATCCCCACGCTGGTGCTGCTGGGCAGCTTCCTGGTGCCGGTCACCTTCGTGCTCTGGGCGTTCAGCCGCCGGCACAGCGGCGAGGTCACCGCCGAGCTGCTGTTCAGCACGTTCATCACCGGCGGGGTGCTCGGGGTGCTCGCGGCGTCGCTGCTGGAGACGTACCTGCTGCACCCGTCCCCGGGCTTCTTCCTCGGCGTCGGCCTGATCGAGGAGGCGGCGAAACTCGGCGCGCTGGCGTTTCTGACCCGCCGGCTCCGCCACAAGTACGCCGCCGACGGCGTGGTGCTGGGCGCCTCGGTCGGCTTCGGGTTCGCCGCGTTCGAGTCGGCCGGCTACGCCTTCACCGCGCTGTTCACCGAGCGCGGCCTGTCGCTGATGCAGCTGGTCCAGACCGAGTTGCTGCGCGGGCTGCTGGCCCCGCTCGGGCACGGGCTGTGGACCGCGATCCTGGGCGGGGTGCTCTTCTCGGCCAGCGGGCGGCGGCACTTCGCGATGACCCGGCGGCTGCTGTCGTCGTTTTTCGGGGTGGCCGTGCTGCACGCGCTGTGGGACAGCATGCACAGCATCGCGCTGCTGGTCACGCTGGTGCTGACCGGCACGCCGTACCAGTATTCGCTGCTGCAGCGGGGCTACGAGCCGCAGCCGACCGCCGCCCAGACGCACCTGTTCACCCTGCTGTCCTGGGGCGGGCTGATCCTGATCTCGCTGATCGCCCTGCTCTGGCTGCGCGCCGTCGCCCGCCGAGCCGATCAGGACGGTCGATCGCTGTGGCGCATTCCGGTGGGATAG
- a CDS encoding jacalin-like lectin, with product MYKTALLAALLAVPAVIPAPAAAAGATGGTLKILSYNIAGLPDILSSADTDRATSTTAIGSRIAGYDLVNVQEDFNFHAYLYAADTHAYRTPTSGGAGIGSGLNTLSKYAYDTDDFERDRWTSCQYDSGDCLTPKGFTFQRVRLAEGVYVDVYNLHANAGTNAGDLASRAANLSQLTTFIGSHSPGNAVLVFGDTNTRYTRDGDTIADFVANNGLTDAWVTLERGGVAPAKGADPILCSDDSCEVVDKVLYRGSRFITLNATAYHNEHAAFLDAGGLMLSDHDPVSVNLNWSTNPAYQFSEQFGGPHGDYFDDVDTAGPLSSISLRAGSRVDRIGPHGGTGGTLKTLTLGDGEYVTSAQLCRGVYNSHTRIFSAKFTTNRGNTLAGGTTTADCVTRTAPTGWQIAGFHGRAGDEVDKLGLIYTRH from the coding sequence GTGTACAAGACAGCCTTGCTGGCCGCCTTGCTTGCGGTCCCCGCCGTGATCCCCGCACCCGCAGCTGCCGCTGGAGCCACCGGTGGCACTCTCAAGATTCTTTCCTACAACATCGCCGGGCTCCCCGACATCCTGTCCAGCGCCGACACCGACCGGGCCACCTCGACTACCGCGATCGGGTCGCGGATCGCCGGATACGACCTGGTCAACGTGCAGGAGGACTTCAACTTCCACGCTTACCTGTACGCCGCGGACACCCACGCCTACCGCACCCCGACCAGTGGCGGGGCGGGCATCGGCTCCGGCCTGAACACCCTCTCGAAGTACGCCTACGACACCGACGACTTCGAGCGGGACCGCTGGACCTCGTGCCAGTACGACTCCGGTGACTGCCTGACCCCCAAGGGCTTCACCTTCCAGCGGGTCCGGCTGGCCGAGGGCGTCTACGTCGACGTGTACAACCTGCACGCCAACGCCGGCACCAACGCCGGCGACCTGGCCTCGCGCGCCGCCAACCTGAGCCAGCTGACCACCTTCATCGGCAGCCACTCCCCGGGCAACGCGGTGCTGGTGTTCGGCGACACCAACACCCGCTACACGCGGGACGGCGACACCATCGCCGACTTCGTGGCGAACAACGGCCTCACCGACGCCTGGGTCACGCTGGAGCGCGGCGGGGTGGCCCCGGCCAAGGGCGCGGACCCGATCCTCTGCTCCGACGACTCCTGCGAGGTGGTCGACAAGGTCCTCTACCGCGGCAGCAGGTTCATCACGCTGAACGCCACCGCGTACCACAACGAGCACGCCGCGTTCCTCGACGCCGGCGGGCTGATGCTCTCCGACCACGACCCGGTCAGCGTGAACCTGAACTGGTCCACCAATCCCGCGTACCAGTTCAGCGAACAGTTCGGCGGCCCACACGGCGACTACTTCGACGACGTCGACACGGCCGGCCCGCTGTCCTCGATCAGCCTGCGCGCCGGATCCCGGGTGGACCGGATCGGCCCGCACGGCGGGACCGGCGGCACCCTGAAGACGCTGACCCTGGGCGACGGCGAGTACGTGACCAGCGCCCAATTGTGCCGTGGCGTGTACAACTCACACACCAGGATCTTCTCCGCGAAGTTCACCACCAACCGGGGCAACACCCTGGCCGGCGGCACCACCACCGCGGACTGTGTCACCCGGACCGCGCCCACCGGCTGGCAGATCGCCGGCTTCCACGGCCGGGCCGGGGACGAAGTGGACAAGCTCGGCCTCATTTACACCAGGCACTGA
- a CDS encoding phosphatase PAP2 family protein, translating into MPMISRRTIFKASAAGLLATQLRALPAEAATGTGFVDGYRTNVIANLTTDTNAAVRILSGFQKVWATGAAWNTGTVLDEAFLRASMRYVTRVTAERTDAEAAKAFLVDRQHQSYSVIAGLGPLADLYRAGALAVTSITSAPATTPAGTISDSVPAGSPAGAATGAGSTSSALGKVATLVNTLRGNYSSGNPSKYAYQYPRPWRLTEQSRVADTGAVDEFGYPVYDSPVKVAPALLRQRSTSPADDAGYVSGHTNALFLAALAYAYAVPERFQELVTTAYDLADTRIVAGMHSPVDVIGGRILATALAAAILRDPANATIKAEARAQALAYFQEKTGTRDLFGYAHDPADRKANAAIVRHKHTYDLPAHGKRVPVTVPDGAEVLLETRLPYLDAAQRREVLRTTGLTSGHPILDGPEQWGRLNLFAAADGYGAFDQTVAVTLDAALGGFHAADAWRNDIAGRGGLVKLGSGTLTLSGDNDYRGGTTVAQGTLVAAAPTALGRGDVTVSGGVLVAGQVTVHGSYRQSGGVLAVVADPEGKPALTVSGDATVGGTLRIAVPPALRHDAPIPVLTAGCLRGRFASVVVDTPAFRADLVTHGDTIAVRLRAA; encoded by the coding sequence ATGCCCATGATCTCCCGCCGGACAATCTTCAAGGCGTCCGCCGCCGGTCTGCTCGCGACCCAGCTCCGCGCCCTGCCGGCCGAGGCCGCCACCGGCACCGGCTTCGTCGACGGCTACCGGACGAACGTCATCGCGAACCTGACCACCGACACCAACGCCGCGGTCCGCATCCTGTCCGGCTTCCAGAAGGTCTGGGCCACCGGCGCCGCCTGGAACACCGGCACCGTGCTGGACGAGGCGTTCCTGCGCGCCAGCATGCGCTACGTCACCAGGGTCACCGCGGAGCGCACCGACGCGGAGGCGGCCAAGGCGTTCCTCGTCGACCGGCAGCACCAGAGCTACTCGGTGATCGCCGGCCTCGGCCCGCTCGCCGATCTGTACCGGGCCGGCGCGCTCGCGGTCACCAGCATCACCTCGGCGCCGGCCACCACCCCGGCTGGCACGATCAGCGACTCGGTCCCGGCCGGCTCCCCGGCCGGCGCGGCCACCGGCGCCGGTTCCACCAGCTCGGCGCTCGGCAAGGTCGCCACCCTGGTCAACACGCTGCGCGGCAACTACTCCTCGGGCAACCCGTCGAAGTACGCCTACCAGTACCCGCGCCCGTGGCGGCTGACCGAGCAGAGCCGGGTCGCCGACACCGGCGCGGTGGACGAGTTCGGCTACCCGGTCTACGACTCGCCGGTCAAGGTGGCGCCGGCGCTGCTGCGCCAGCGGAGCACCAGCCCGGCCGACGACGCCGGCTACGTCAGCGGGCACACCAACGCGCTGTTCCTGGCCGCGCTGGCCTACGCGTACGCGGTGCCGGAGCGCTTCCAGGAGCTGGTCACCACGGCGTACGACCTGGCCGACACCCGGATCGTGGCCGGCATGCACTCACCGGTCGACGTGATCGGCGGCCGGATCCTGGCCACCGCGCTGGCCGCCGCGATCCTGCGCGACCCGGCGAACGCGACGATCAAGGCGGAGGCGCGGGCCCAGGCGCTCGCCTACTTCCAGGAGAAGACCGGCACCCGGGATCTCTTCGGGTACGCCCATGACCCCGCCGACCGTAAGGCGAACGCGGCGATCGTGCGGCACAAGCACACGTACGACCTGCCGGCGCACGGCAAGCGGGTCCCGGTGACCGTCCCGGACGGCGCCGAGGTGCTGCTGGAGACCCGGCTGCCCTACCTGGACGCCGCGCAGCGCCGCGAGGTGCTCCGGACCACCGGCCTGACTTCGGGCCACCCGATCCTGGACGGCCCGGAGCAGTGGGGCCGGCTGAACCTGTTCGCCGCCGCCGACGGTTACGGCGCGTTCGACCAGACCGTGGCGGTCACCCTGGACGCCGCGCTCGGCGGGTTCCACGCGGCCGACGCCTGGCGCAACGACATCGCCGGCCGGGGCGGCCTGGTCAAGCTGGGCAGCGGCACGCTGACCCTGTCCGGCGACAACGACTACCGCGGCGGCACCACGGTCGCGCAGGGCACCCTGGTCGCGGCCGCCCCCACCGCGCTGGGCCGCGGCGACGTGACCGTGTCCGGCGGCGTCCTGGTCGCCGGACAGGTCACGGTGCACGGGTCGTACCGGCAGAGCGGTGGTGTCCTCGCGGTCGTCGCCGACCCGGAGGGCAAGCCGGCGCTGACCGTGTCCGGCGACGCCACGGTGGGCGGCACGCTGCGGATCGCGGTGCCGCCGGCGTTGCGCCACGATGCCCCGATCCCGGTCCTGACGGCCGGTTGCCTGCGCGGCCGGTTCGCGTCCGTGGTCGTCGACACCCCCGCCTTCCGCGCCGACCTGGTCACCCACGGTGACACCATCGCGGTGCGGCTGCGCGCGGCCTGA
- a CDS encoding S9 family peptidase, which yields MTMRQKCLAVAAAALALVTALSAPASAAPATCAAPTPSTTHPGYLVFDPACDVSGAPFTPLTDASGKAISKIYTGIRDGAAYRVEVPLRWNGKLVVYAHGYRGTGTVVYVDNPALRAHYLQTGYAWAASSYATNGYDVGQGVRDSYAMIDTFRAATGHRARSVIMSGASMGGQVTAVAIERFPHAFAAAMPYCGVLGDTRLYDYFLDANVTAAALARVKIDFPLTPAADYPAQWHAQVGRITAALGVKVGSAPALTPAGKIWSDVVERRTGGERPGFDSAFAYWNAAPSLAPLSDLPFLFGLYPGLTGGTGGIAPGNVTDNQFTFYRADDYPWPSFAELRLNADVLRVRHTATGDPGLSGIPRVEGRPTIPVLSLHDVGDLFVPFAMEQDYALRAARNGRAGLFVSRAIRGVGHCDFTEAELAQGFDDLTRWVRTGQRPAGDAILDRRQVAADSFGCRFTNGAHPTFIAAVCPAQSVPAPAPDPSRR from the coding sequence ATGACCATGCGCCAGAAGTGCCTCGCCGTCGCCGCCGCCGCACTGGCCCTGGTCACCGCGCTGAGCGCGCCGGCCTCCGCCGCACCGGCCACCTGCGCGGCGCCGACGCCCAGCACCACCCACCCCGGCTACCTCGTCTTCGACCCGGCCTGCGACGTCTCCGGGGCGCCGTTCACCCCGCTCACCGACGCGTCCGGAAAGGCGATCTCGAAGATCTACACCGGGATCCGGGACGGCGCGGCGTACCGGGTCGAGGTGCCGCTGCGGTGGAACGGCAAGCTGGTCGTCTACGCGCACGGCTACCGCGGCACCGGCACCGTGGTCTACGTCGACAACCCCGCGCTGCGCGCGCACTACCTGCAGACCGGGTACGCGTGGGCCGCCTCCAGCTACGCCACCAACGGGTACGACGTGGGCCAGGGCGTCCGCGACTCGTACGCGATGATCGACACCTTCCGCGCGGCCACCGGCCACCGCGCCCGCTCGGTGATCATGAGCGGCGCGTCGATGGGCGGCCAGGTGACCGCGGTGGCGATCGAACGGTTCCCGCACGCCTTCGCGGCGGCCATGCCGTACTGCGGCGTGCTCGGCGACACCAGGCTCTACGACTACTTCCTGGACGCGAACGTGACCGCGGCGGCGCTGGCCAGAGTGAAGATCGACTTCCCGCTCACCCCGGCCGCCGACTACCCGGCGCAGTGGCATGCCCAGGTCGGCCGGATCACCGCGGCGCTCGGCGTCAAGGTGGGCAGCGCTCCGGCGCTCACGCCGGCCGGGAAGATCTGGTCCGACGTGGTGGAGCGGCGCACCGGCGGCGAGCGGCCCGGCTTCGACTCGGCCTTCGCCTACTGGAACGCGGCGCCATCGCTGGCTCCGCTGAGTGACCTGCCGTTCCTGTTCGGCCTCTACCCGGGCCTGACCGGTGGCACCGGCGGGATCGCGCCCGGCAACGTCACCGACAACCAGTTCACCTTCTACCGGGCCGACGACTACCCCTGGCCGAGCTTCGCCGAGCTGCGGCTCAACGCCGACGTGCTGCGGGTGCGGCACACCGCGACCGGCGACCCGGGGCTGTCCGGCATCCCGCGGGTGGAGGGCCGGCCGACCATCCCGGTGCTGTCCCTGCACGACGTCGGCGACCTGTTCGTCCCGTTCGCGATGGAGCAGGACTACGCGCTGCGGGCCGCCCGCAACGGCCGGGCCGGGCTGTTCGTCTCTCGGGCCATCCGCGGCGTCGGGCACTGCGACTTCACCGAGGCCGAGCTGGCGCAGGGCTTCGACGACCTGACCCGCTGGGTGCGCACCGGGCAGCGGCCGGCCGGCGACGCGATCCTGGACCGCCGGCAGGTGGCCGCCGACTCGTTCGGCTGCCGGTTCACCAACGGCGCGCACCCCACCTTCATCGCTGCGGTGTGCCCGGCGCAGAGCGTCCCGGCCCCGGCGCCGGACCCGTCGCGGAGGTGA
- a CDS encoding LysR family transcriptional regulator: MLEIRRLILLRELAIRGTLAAVAEALNFTPSAVSQQLSQLERETGTVLLRKAGRRVRLTPQAEVLVASVDEVLDTLERAEARLQAAATRVTGAVRVAVFQSAALAFMPAALRLAAARFPDVRVEMVQREPEEALRETWARDFDMVIAEQYPAHAAPHHPGLDRRDLTTDAIRLALPAEAESLHPVDSLDTARHMPWVMEPRGAASRHFAEQLCRRAGFEPDVRYETADLQAHIRLVETGNAVALIPDLVWAGRTPSCRLLAPAGSPRRTIFTAQRLSGAESPAARAFRGLLEEVVLTSATGPAPGPGRSAPGTPQR, translated from the coding sequence ATGCTGGAGATCCGCCGCCTGATCCTGTTGCGTGAGCTGGCCATCCGGGGCACCCTGGCCGCCGTCGCCGAGGCGCTCAACTTCACCCCGTCCGCGGTCAGCCAGCAGCTCAGCCAGCTGGAACGGGAGACCGGCACGGTGCTGCTGCGCAAGGCCGGCCGCCGGGTCCGGCTCACCCCGCAGGCCGAGGTGCTGGTCGCGTCGGTCGACGAGGTGCTGGACACCCTGGAGCGGGCCGAGGCCCGGCTGCAGGCGGCGGCCACCCGGGTCACCGGGGCGGTCCGGGTGGCGGTCTTCCAGTCCGCGGCGCTCGCCTTCATGCCGGCCGCCCTGCGCCTCGCGGCGGCCCGGTTTCCCGACGTACGCGTCGAGATGGTCCAGCGGGAGCCCGAGGAGGCCCTGCGCGAGACTTGGGCGCGGGACTTCGACATGGTCATCGCTGAGCAATACCCCGCACACGCGGCCCCGCACCATCCGGGCCTGGATCGCCGCGATCTGACCACCGACGCGATCCGCCTCGCGCTGCCGGCCGAGGCCGAGTCGCTGCACCCGGTCGACTCGCTGGACACCGCCCGGCACATGCCGTGGGTGATGGAGCCGCGCGGGGCCGCCTCCCGGCACTTCGCCGAGCAGCTGTGCCGGCGGGCCGGTTTCGAGCCGGACGTCCGCTACGAGACGGCCGACCTGCAGGCGCACATCCGCCTGGTGGAGACCGGCAACGCGGTCGCCCTGATCCCGGACCTGGTCTGGGCCGGGCGGACGCCGTCGTGCCGGCTGCTGGCGCCGGCCGGGAGCCCGCGCCGGACCATCTTCACCGCGCAGCGGTTGTCCGGGGCCGAGTCCCCGGCCGCCCGTGCCTTCCGCGGGCTGCTGGAGGAGGTCGTCCTCACCTCCGCGACGGGTCCGGCGCCGGGGCCGGGACGCTCTGCGCCGGGCACACCGCAGCGATGA